A stretch of the Argentina anserina chromosome 6, drPotAnse1.1, whole genome shotgun sequence genome encodes the following:
- the LOC126798377 gene encoding autophagy-related protein 18a-like has translation MTTASPSPPFESMATDSEPVDSNPTPTPPNPAQQPQLLHLSFNQDHGCFSAGTDHGFRIFNCDPFREIFRRDFGPRGAVGLVHMLFRCNILTLVGAAAPEPLYSPNKVMIWDDHQSRCIGELSFRSEVKSVRLRRDRIVVVLVQKIFVYNFADLKLLHQIETIANPKGLCEVSHLGPQAVLVCPGLQKGQIRVEHYGSKRTKFIVAHDSRLACFALTQDGRLLATASSKGTLIRVFNALDGSLLQEVRRGADRAEIHSLAFSSDAHWLAVSSDKGTVHVFNLKVDSGSLGSLGNDKSRSPPNSSSPPNQSAISSLSFMKGVLPRYFSSEWSVAKFHLQEGLEYIVAFGHQKNTVVVIGMDGSFYRCEFDPVNGGEMTQLEYYNFLKPEETL, from the exons ATGACCACCGCCTCTCCCTCCCCTCCCTTTGAGTCAATGGCCACCGACTCCGAACCCGTCGACTCAAACCCGACTCCGACTCCCCCAAACCCGGCCCAGCAGCCGCAGCTCCTCCACCTCTCCTTCAACCAAGACCACGGCTGCTTCTCCGCCGGCACCGACCACGGCTTCCGCATCTTCAACTGCGACCCCTTCCGCGAGATCTTCCGCCGCGACTTCGGCCCCCGCGGCGCCGTCGGCCTCGTCCACATGCTCTTCCGCTGCAACATCCTCACCCTCGTCGGCGCCGCCGCGCCGGAACCCCTCTACTCCCCGAACAAGGTCATGATCTGGGACGACCACCAGTCCCGCTGCATCGGCGAGCTCTCCTTCCGCTCCGAGGTCAAATCCGTCCGCCTCCGCCGCGACCGCATCGTCGTCGTCCTCGTCCAGAAGATCTTCGTCTACAACTTCGCCGacttgaagctgctccatCAGATTGAGACGATCGCCAACCCCAAGGGGCTCTGCGAGGTCTCGCATTTGGGGCCGCAGGCGGTGCTGGTGTGCCCGGGGCTCCAGAAAGGTCAGATTCGGGTCGAGCATTACGGGTCGAAGCGGACCAAGTTTATTGTGGCTCATGATTCCAGGCTGGCTTGCTTCGCGCTCACGCAGGATGGGAGGCTGCTCGCTACGGCCAGCAGTAAAGGGACTCTGATCAGAGTCTTCAATGCTTTGGATGGTTCATTACTCCAAGAG GTAAGGAGAGGAGCCGATAGAGCAGAGATACATAGTCTTGCTTTCTCTTCTGATGCCCATTGGCTAGCTGTCTCAAGTGACAAGGGAACTGTCCATGTTTTCAATCTAAAGGTTGATTCAGGATCCTTGGGATCCTTAGGGAATGATAAATCACGCAGTCCTCCTAATTCATCCAGTCCTCCTAATCAATCAGCCATTTCATCTCTTTCTTTCATGAAAG GTGTTCTGCCAAGGTATTTCAGCTCAGAATGGTCAGTGGCTAAATTTCACTTGCAGGAAGGTTTGGAGTACATTGTTGCCTTCGGCCACCAAAAGAACACAGTTGTGGTTATTGGCATGGATGGGAG TTTCTACCGATGTGAATTTGACCCTGTGAATGGAGGAGAAATGACTCAGcttgaatattataatttCTTGAAGCCAGAAGAAACTTTGTGA
- the LOC126800810 gene encoding LOW QUALITY PROTEIN: putative protease Do-like 14 (The sequence of the model RefSeq protein was modified relative to this genomic sequence to represent the inferred CDS: inserted 3 bases in 2 codons; deleted 1 base in 1 codon; substituted 1 base at 1 genomic stop codon), which produces MSHFLRRVLIANRNGHRILAIAAVGSAFLCAKGNDSFNSSFSVSIPAPWGESLSLPRQTLDLGLVPLFSVANSSGSSADIGKDVSGFSAAEESSKPCSGCSGKDMIAKAAAKVDXLSLVGIYGVGVGKGIGSGTIINEDGTILTCAHAVVDFHGLRASSKGKIGVTLQDGRTFEGTVVNADLQSDVAIVKINSKTPLPTVKLGTSSRLQPGDWVRAVGCPLSLQNTVTAGIVSCVDRKSSDXGIGGLRREYLQTDCAINPGNSGGPLVNMDGEVIGVNIMKVVAADGLSFAVPIDSIAKIMDHFKKNGRVVRPWLGLKMIDLNDIXLKERDSSFPSLKRGILVPMVTPGSPAERAGFRPGDVVIEFDGKPVAMNLMITEIMGHRLGVPLTEGSWSL; this is translated from the exons ATGAGTCATTTTCTG AGGAGGGTTCTGATTGCAAACCGGAACGGACATCGGATTCTGGCCATAGCTGCCGTTGGTTCGGCTTTTTTATGCGCCAAAGGGAACGACAGTTTTA ATTCTTCGTTCTCGGTGTCGATACCTGCACCATGGGGTGAATCTCTATCACTGCCGAGGCAAACACTTGACC TAGGACTTGTTCCATTATTTTCTGTTGCAAATAGTTCGGGTTCTTCGGCAGACATAGGGAAGGATGTGTCTGGGTTCTCTGCGGCTGAAGAGAGCTCGAAGCCATGTTCTGGATGTTCGGGCAAGGATATGATTGCAAAGGCTGCTGCAAAGGTCGA TTTGAGCCTTGTAGGTATTTATGGGGTTGGTGTTGGAAAGGGTATAGGCTCTGGAACTATAATCAATGAGGATGGCACGATCCTAACATGTGCTCATGCTGTGGTTGATTTTCATGGGCTGAGAGCTTCATCAAAGGGGAAG ATTGGTGTAACTTTGCAAGATGGTAGGACATTTGAGGGTACTGTGGTGAATGCAGATCTACAGTCTGATGTT GCTATTGTGAAGATCAATTCGAAAACCCCTCTTCCAACAGTAAAATTGGGTACTTCAAGTAGACTTCAACCGGGGGATTGGGTGAGAGCAGTTGGTTGTCCACTTTCACTTCAGAACACCGTCACAGCTGGTATTGTAAG TTGTGTCGATCGGAAAAGTAGTG TTGGTATTGGTGGACTGCGGAGGGAGTACCTACAGACAGATTGTGCAATTAACCCA GGGAATTCTGGCGGACCTCTAGTAAATATGGATGGAGAAGTTATTGGTGTTAATATTATGAAAGTAGTTGCTGCAGATGGATTGAGTTTTGCTGTACCAATCGACTCAATTGCCAAAATAATGGATCACTTCAAGAAAAATGG GAGGGTTGTTCGGCCTTGGCTTGGACTGAAGATGATTGACCTAAATGATATATAGCTGAAAGAAAGAGATAGTTCATTCCCAAGTTTAAAAAGAGGAATTCTCGTACCTATG GTAACTCCTGGGTCACCTGCTGAGCGAGCTGGGTTTCGTCCTGGTGATGTTGTTATCGAATTTGATGGAAAACCTGTTGCCATGAACTTGATG ATCACTGAAATAATGGGACATAGACTTGGAGTACCACTCACTGAAGGTAGTTGGTCACTTTAA
- the LOC126798119 gene encoding ATP-dependent DNA helicase Q-like SIM has product MSGNGVSGDEVIAKLLEMGFENSNAVEAVKEVGASFDDALEFILNGCCRGNRSASSSSRCSTSQAKAPRKRALPASKPLGQIRQSSILDHFQSSSGPKRRKTDVVSDVTVSEMVCGPVEQCVEPLSGVDSIEVLSDMPLVDCLDIGSDWEKRVDSLLQKHFGFVSLKPFQKEVLDAWLAHQDTLVLSATGSGKSLCFQIPALLTGKVVVVISPLISLMHDQCLKLAKHGVSACFLGSGQPDSTVENKAMRGMYNIIYVCPETILRLIKQLQKLAEIRGIALFAIDEVHCVSKWGHDFRPDYRRLSELRKNFSARNLKFLKFDIPLMALTATATIKVREDILKTLSMSKETKVVLTSFFRPNLRFRVQHSRTSISSYENDFHDLIDMYTGKRGQSEKKQTIITEDVHQLLDSSSNSSMSEADCISENDMDNIEDDNSDRYDEANSFHENGPSTSKGRELSVDYLENDVDVFQSVNDWDVSCGEFCGLPLCEDMNTKKETTYEVLDLPSQLEDRWRLLQQPLEKGSTIIYVPTRKQTVKVATYLCSCGVKAAAYNAGLPKSRLRQVHKMFQESTLEVVVATIAFGMGIDKLNVRRIIHYGWPQSLEAYYQEAGRAGRDGKLADCILFANLTRAPSLLPSRRSEEQTKQAYRMLSDCFRYGMTSSCCRAKKLVEYFGEDFSYDKCLSCDVCVNGPPEMQNFRKEVDVLMQVIAAHDRQNRYKNDDAMSSDIRCESYTGRLNLKMLVRKIREQSQQFMATELLWWQGLLRIMEGKGFVREGDDKTHVQLKFPTIAELGLKFLQSEKEQNFYVHPEADMLLSASMPKSFSSFSEWGKGWADPEIRRQRLDSFRQNRSPQSSFGTRGKRKSRKQRKRKSSADSQSVRTVRGRIQAKLSKQSIRLRS; this is encoded by the exons ATGAGTGGCAATGGCGTTTCAGGTGATGAAGTCATTGCCAAATTGCTTGAAATGGGTTTCGAGAATTCCAATGCAGTAGAAGCTGTAAAAGAAGTAGGGGCATCATTTGATGATGCATTGGAGTTTATACTGAATGGTTGTTGTAGAGGTAATCGGAGTGCGTCAAGTAGTTCTAGATGTTCCACAAGCCAGGCAAAGGCTCCTCGGAAAAGAGCTTTGCCTGCCTCAAAACCGTTGGGTCAGATACGGCAGTCCAGCATCCTGGACCATTTCCAATCCTCGAGTGGACCTAAACGGAGGAAGACTGATGTAGTATCTGATGTTACTGTATCAGAGATGGTGTGTGGTCCTGTAGAACAATGTGTCGAACCTCTTTCTGGTGTGGACAGCATTGAAGTTTTATCAGATATGCCTCTGGTTGATTGCCTAGATATTGGTTCAGATTGGGAGAAGAGAGTTGACAGTCTCTTGCAGAAGCATTTTGGTTTTGTATCATTGAAACCTTTCCAGAAGGAGGTCTTAGATGCTTGGTTGGCTCACCAAGATACGCTTGTTCTTTCTGCAACAGGATCTG GAAAATCTTTATGTTTCCAGATTCCAGCATTGTTGACAGGGAAAGTGGTCGTTGTCATTTCACCGTTGATAAGCTTGATGCATGATCAGTGCTTAAAGCTGGCAAAACATGGAGTTTCTGCTTGCTTTCTTGGGTCTGGACAACCTGATAGTACTGTGGAAAATAAAGCAATGAGAGGCATGTACAACATAATATATGTTTGCCCTGAAACTATCTTAAG ACTAATAAAACAACTCCAAAAGTTGGCAGAAATTCGTGGAATTGCTCTTTTTGCAATTGATGAAGTCCATTGTGTTTCAAAGTGGGGCCATGATTTTCGGCCCGACTACAG GAGATTGTCCGAGTTACGAAAGAACTTCAGTGCTAGGAATTTGAAATTCTTAAAGTTCGACATACCACTGATGGCATTGACTGCGACTGCCACAATTAAGGTTCGTGAAGACATTCTGAAGACATTATCCATGTCAAAGGAAACAAAAGTTGTGCTCACTTCATTTTTCCGGCCAAATCTAAGGTTCAGG GTACAACATAGTAGAACATCAATATCATCATATGAGAATGATTTCCATGACTTGATAGACATGTATACGGGCAAAAGAGGACAAAGTGAGAAGAaacaaacaatcatcacagAGGATGTACACCAATTGCTGGACAGCTCATCTAACAGTAGTATGTCAGAGGCTGATTGCATTTCAGAGAATGATATGGACAATATTGAGGATGACAATTCTGACAGATATGATGAAGCAAATTCATTCCACGAAAATGGTCCAAGCACTTCAAAGGGAAGAGAATTGTCAGTTGATTACTTGGAAAATGACGTTGATGTCTTTCAGAGTGTGAATGATTGGGATG TCAGCTGTGGCGAATTCTGTGGACTACCTCTTTGTGAGGACATGAATACTAAAAAAGAAACTACATATGAGGTACTTGATTTGCCAAGTCAGCTGGAAGATAGATGGAGACTTCTGCAACAGCCTCTAGAGAAAGGATCAACTATCATATATGTTCCTACTAGAAAACAAACGGTGAAAGTTGCAACTTATCTTTGCAGCTGTGGAGTGAAGGCTGCTGCCTATAACGCAGGG TTGCCAAAATCACGTCTTAGGCAGGTTCACAAGATGTTTCAGGAAAGTACATTAGAG GTTGTCGTGGCAACAATTGCTTTTGGAATGGGAATTGACAAGTTAAATGTCCGAAGAATCATCCATTATGGTTGGCCACAG AGTCTGGAAGCATACTATCAAGAAGCAGGTCGAGCAGGAAGGGATGGCAAATTAGCTGACTGCA TTTTATTTGCAAACTTGACAAGAGCACCGTCACTTTTGCCAAGTCGAAGAAGTGAAGAGCAGACCAAGCAAGCATATCGAATGTTATCTGACTGTTTCAG GTATGGAATGACTTCCTCATGCTGTCGGGCTAAAAAACTTGTGGAGTACTTTGGGGAGGACTTCAGTTATGACAAGTGTCTCTC GTGTGATGTCTGTGTTAACGGACCTCCAGAAATGCAGAATTTTAGGAAGGAGGTAGATGTCTTAATGCAGGTTATTGCTGCTCATGAT AGACAAAACAGATACAAAAATGATGATGCCATGAGTAGTGATATTAGGTGTGAGAGCTATACAGGGAGACTCAATCTCAAGATGCTTGTCAGAAAAATAAGAGAGCAG TCTCAACAGTTTATGGCAACTGAGCTGCTTTGGTGGCAAGGTCTTCTCCGAATTATGGAAGGTAAAGGGTTCGTCAGAGAGGGAGATGATAAG ACACATGTTCAACTGAAGTTCCCCACGATAGCAGAACTTGGCCTGAAGTTTCTGCAATCCGAGAAGGAGCAAAATTTCTATGTTCACCCTGAAGCAGATATGCTACTCTCGGCAAGCATGCCCAAatctttctcctctttctCAGAGTGGGGAAAAGGCTGGGCAGATCCTGAGATCCGACGTCAGCGGTTAGATAGTTTTCGACAGAACAGAAGCCCGCAAAGCTCTTTTGGTACTAGAGGAAAACGAAAATCACGAAAGCAACGAAAGAGAAAATCAAGTGCAGATAGTCAAAGTGTTAGAACTGTTCGAGGTAGAATACAGGCTAAACTCTCTAAACAAAGTATCAGACTGAGGTCATAA
- the LOC126798376 gene encoding putative protease Do-like 14 produces MNQFLRKLSTPHQILAVAAAGSALLYANITGKSRWWMVRSIPTPIRESLLLPWKSKQWDQCPFGLLPMYCLSDGLVEDGSVLPPDTMKGDASGDPIAEVRPERTYANAFAKVSPAVVHIHAPTRGNCSGTIIDKDGTVLTCAHAFVDLGNFGDSYEGKVEINLQDGRRLEGTLVNVDVHSDIAIVKVDSNTPLPSAELGRSSKVQPGECVIAVGSPYTFSNSVTAGIVSCAARKNSDMRPGGWREYREYIQTDCSVNPGNSGGPLVNMDGEVIAVNVLMVRNAVGLNFAVPIDSVFKIMDQFKKNGRVVRPWLGVKMIELNDKIISQLEERGSAFPNVKKGIFVPMVTPGSPGERAGFRPGDIVSEFDGKTVETVHEIIDIVGDRVGEPLKVVVKRVKDEQVTLTVIPEESSDPDM; encoded by the exons ATGAAccaatttctg AGGAAGCTTTCAACTCCACACCAGATTCTGGCCGTGGCTGCCGCCGGTTCGGCACTGTTGTACGCTAACATCACCGGAAAATCCA GATGGTGGATGGTGAGATCGATTCCTACACCGATCAGGGAATCATTGCTACTTCCATGGAAATCAAAGCAATGGGATCAATGCCCCTTTG GATTGCTTCCAATGTATTGTCTTAGTGATGGTTTGGTGGAGGATGGTTCGGTTCTTCCACCGGACACCATGAAAGGTGATGCTTCTGGTGACCCCATAGCTGAGGTGAGGCCAGAGCGTACGTATGCCAATGCATTTGCCAAGGTCAGCCCTGCTGTGGTTCATATTCATGCTCCAACTAGGGGCAATTGCTCAGGAACAATCATTGATAAGGACGGGACTGTCTTGACATGCGCTCATGCTTTTGTTGATTTAGGAAATTTTGGAGATTCGTATGAGGGGAAG GTGGAAATAAACTTGCAAGATGGCCGGAGACTTGAGGGTACTCTGGTGAATGTAGATGTACATTCAGACATTGCTATTGTGAAGGTGGATTCTAACACACCACTGCCATCAGCTGAACTTGGTCGCTCGAGTAAAGTTCAACCAGGAGAGTGTGTCATAGCTGTTGGATCTCCATATACATTCAGCAATTCTGTCACGGCTGGTATTGTAAG TTGTGCTGCtcgtaaaaacagtgatatgCGTCCTGGTGGGTGGAGAGAGTATAGAGAGTACATCCAAACAGATTGCTCAGTCAACCCG GGTAATTCGGGAGGGCCCTTAGTGAATATGGATGGAGAAGTTATTGCTGTTAATGTTTTGATGGTGCGAAATGCTGTTGGATTGAATTTTGCCGTACCAATTGATTCAGTATTTAAAATTATGGATCAGTTCAAGAAAAATGG GAGGGTAGTTCGGCCTTGGCTTGGAGTTAAAATGATTGAGCTAAATGATAAAATAATCTCTCAGCTTGAAGAAAGAGGTTCTGCATTTCCAAATGTGAAGAAAGGAATCTTTGTGCCTATG GTAACTCCTGGATCACCCGGTGAGCGTGCTGGGTTCCGACCTGGTGATATCGTCTCTGAATTTGATGGAAAAACTGTTGAAACTGTTCATGAG ATCATTGATATCGTTGGAGACAGAGTTGGGGAACCTTTGAAGGTTGTTGTAAAAAGAGTGAAGGATGAGCAGGTGACACTGACTGTGATCCCAGAGGAGTCATCTGATCCGGATATGTGA
- the LOC126798050 gene encoding cytochrome P450 89A2-like codes for METTWLLLLLTTTLLLSLFLALLLLKPTNKLPPGPTNVPILSSLLFLRKSFSELEPIIRNLHCRYGPIISLRIGSRPAVFISSRRLAHHALVQNGAVFADRPPALPTNKVISSDQHNISAAFYGPTWRLLRRNLTSEILHPSRVKSYSHARKWVLHILSNRLTESQSEKSDAGIRVVDHFQYAMFCLLVLMCFGDKLDEATIRQIETVQRRLLLAFGRFNLLNFWPALTKIVLKKKWEEFFRIRKDQEQVLIPLIRARKESKLISNDYHGDNVMSYVDTLWRLELPDEKRKLTEDEMVSLCSEFLNAGTDTTSTALQWIMANVVKYPAVQERLVEEVRSVVEETEEEVKEEVKEEDLQKMPYLKAVILEGLRRHPPAHFVLPHSVSQDVVLDGYLVPKKGTVNFMVADMGWDPEVWEDPMEFKPERFLSGGAGEGVDITGSREIKMMPFGVGRRICPGLGLAVLHLEYFVANLVWKFEWRGVEEEEVDFSEKQEFTMVMRNPLKARIAPRLKK; via the coding sequence ATGGAAACCACCtggctcctcctcctcctcaccaccaccctcctcctctccctcttcctcgccctcctcctcctcaaacCCACCAACAAGCTCCCCCCGGGACCCACCAACGTCCCCATCCTCAGCAGCCTCCTCTTCCTCCGCAAATCCTTCTCCGAGCTCGAGCCCATCATCCGCAACCTCCACTGCCGCTACGGCCCCATCATCTCCCTCCGCATCGGGTCCCGCCCCGCCGTCTTCATCTCCTCCCGCCGCCTCGCCCACCACGCCCTCGTCCAAAACGGCGCCGTCTTCGCCGACCGCCCCCCTGCCTTACCCACCAACAAAGTCATCAGCAGTGACCAGCACAACATCAGCGCCGCTTTCTACGGCCCCACGTGGCGCCTCCTCCGCCGAAACCTCACCTCCGAAATCCTCCACCCTTCCCGCGTCAAATCCTACTCCCACGCCCGTAAATGGGTCCTCCACATCCTCTCCAACCGCCTAACCGAATCCCAGTCCGAAAAATCCGACGCCGGAATCAGAGTCGTTGATCATTTCCAGTACGCCATGTTCTGCTTACTAGTCCTCATGTGCTTCGGGGACAAGCTCGACGAAGCCACCATCCGTCAAATCGAAACCGTCCAGCGGCGGTTGCTGCTCGCTTTCGGCCGGTTTAATCTACTCAATTTCTGGCCTGCCTTAACCAAAATAGTCCTCAAGAAGAAATGGGAGGAGTTCTTTCGCATCCGAAAAGACCAGGAACAAGTACTTATACCTTTGATTCGAGCACGAAAGGAGTCGAAATTAATCAGTAATGATTATCATGGCGATAATGTTATGTCCTACGTCGACACGCTGTGGCGGCTTGAGCTTCCTGATGAGAAGAGGAAGCTGACCGAAGACGAAATGGTTAGCCTATGCTCGGAGTTTCTCAATGCCGGAACGGACACTACTTCCACAGCGTTGCAGTGGATCATGGCGAATGTCGTGAAGTATCCGGCTGTGCAGGAGAGGCTTGTGGAGGAAGTTAGAAGCGTTGTGGAGGAAACGGAGGAGGAGGTGAAGGAGGAGGTGAAGGAGGAGGACTTGCAGAAGATGCCGTATTTGAAGGCGGTGATCTTGGAGGGTTTAaggcgccacccgccggcgcATTTCGTGCTGCCGCATTCGGTTAGTCAGGATGTGGTTTTGGATGGTTACTTGGTGCCGAAGAAAGGGACGGTGAATTTCATGGTGGCGGATATGGGGTGGGATCCGGAGGTGTGGGAGGACCCTATGGAATTTAAGCCGGAGAGATTCTTGAGTGGCGGTGCGGGTGAAGGGGTGGATATAACTGGGAGTAGGGAGATTAAGATGATGCCGTTTGGGGTTGGGAGGAGGATTTGTCCCGGACTTGGTTTGGCTGTTCTTCATCTCGAGTATTTCGTGGCGAATTTGGTGTGGAAATTCGAGTGGAGAGGtgtggaggaagaggaggttGATTTTTCGGAGAAGCAGGAGTTTACTATGGTTATGAGGAATCCATTGAAGGCTCGCATTGCACCAAGATTGAAGAAATGA
- the LOC126797967 gene encoding histone H2A.1, which translates to MEATKVTRGAGGRKGGDRKKSVSKSIKAGLQFPVGRIARFLKKGRYAQRTGSGAPIYLAAVLEYLAAEVLELAGNAARDNKKTRINPRHVLLAVRNDEELGKLLAGVTIASGGVLPNINPILLPKSTARSDAAEKAPKALKSPKKAA; encoded by the exons ATGGAAGCCACAAAGGTCACCAGAGGCGCCGGAGGACGAAAAGGCGGCGACCGGAAGAAATCGGTCTCCAAGTCCATCAAGGCCGGCCTCCAATTCCCCGTCGGCCGTATCGCCCGCTTCTTGAAAAAGGGCCGCTACGCCCAGCGAACCGGGTCCGGCGCTCCCATCTACCTCGCCGCCGTCCTCGAATATCTCGCCGCCGAG GTGCTGGAGCTCGCCGGGAACGCGGCACGTGACAACAAGAAGACGAGGATCAACCCGAGGCACGTGCTATTGGCGGTGAGGAACGACGAGGAGCTGGGAAAGCTTTTGGCCGGAGTGACCATCGCCAGCGGTGGAGTGCTTCCGAACATCAACCCGATCTTGCTTCCCAAGAGCACCGCACGCTCCGACGCCGCGGAGAAGGCGCCCAAGGCACTCAAATCGCCGAAGAAGGCCGCTTAA
- the LOC126798834 gene encoding autophagy-related protein 18a-like → MTTLSPPPPPNFDPLKLRRETLTIPEPDSDSKPDPSVTEPATSAPNPTTIRHLAFNQDYTCFSAATDSSGFRVYTCDPLRRCDSDSSAPRDGLRSVQVLFHCHLFAFILDGNKVMIWDDVQSRHVIEISFRSEVRSVRLRRDRVVVVCFHKIFVYNFHGFNLLDTIMTLENPRGLCEVSHKSGPVVLACLGLHPGQIQVKHYGSKRSKFITAHCSPLACFALTKDGQFLATASCKGTLIRVFNTIDGTLLQEVRRGADRAEVYSLAFSSTAQWLAVSSDKGTVHVFSIKLDAGSLGNKGSHSTSEISGTNPSSVSSLSYFKAVLPRYFSSEWSVAKFRLQDGVRYIIAFGHQKNTVIIVGMDGSFYRCQFDPVNGGDMIQLEFSKFLESE, encoded by the exons ATGACCACCCTctctcctccaccacctccaAATTTCGATCCTCTCAAACTCCGCCGGGAAACTCTCACCATCCCCGAACCAGACTCCGACTCAAAACCCGACCCGTCCGTTACAGAGCCCGCAACCTCAGCCCCAAACCCGACCACCATCCGCCACCTCGCGTTCAACCAAGACTACACCTGCTTCTCCGCCGCCACCGACTCCTCCGGCTTCCGCGTCTACACCTGCGACCCCCTCCGCCGCTGCGACAGCGACTCCTCCGCCCCGCGCGACGGCCTCCGATCCGTCCAGGTGCTCTTCCACTGCCACCTGTTCGCCTTCATCCTCGACGGAAACAAGGTCATGATCTGGGACGACGTCCAGTCCAGACACGTCATCGAGATCTCGTTCCGGTCGGAGGTCAGGTCCGTCAGGCTCCGCCGCGACCGTGTCGTCGTCGTTTGTTTCCACAAGATCTTCGTGTACAATTTCCATGGTTTCAATTTGTTGGATACGATCATGACGTTGGAAAACCCTAGGGGGCTGTGTGAGGTGTCGCATAAGTCGGGGCCGGTGGTGCTGGCGTGTCTGGGGCTCCACCCGGGTCAAATTCAGGTCAAGCATTACGGGTCGAAGCGGAGCAAGTTCATAACGGCCCATTGCTCCCCTCTGGCGTGCTTTGCTCTCACTAAGGATGGTCAGTTTCTAGCTACGGCGAGCTGTAAAGGGACTCTGATTAGGGTTTTTAATACTATTGATGGTACATTGCTCCAAGAG GTGAGGAGAGGAGCGGATAGAGCTGAGGTTTACAGTCTTGCTTTCTCTTCCACTGCCCAATGGCTAGCTGTCTCAAGTGACAAGGGCACCGTCCATGTTTTCAGCATAAAGTTGGATGCTGGATCGTTGGGGAATAAAGGTTCCCACAGTACATCAGAAATCAGTGGTACTAATCCATCAAGCGTTTCATCTCTCTCTTATTTCAAAG CTGTCCTTCCAAGGTATTTCAGCTCAGAATGGTCGGTGGCCAAATTTCGCTTGCAGGATGGTGTGCGGTACATCATTGCTTTTGGCCACCAGAAGAACACTGTTATCATTGTTGGCATGGATGGGAG CTTCTATCGATGCCAATTTGACCCTGTAAATGGAGGAGATATGATTCAGCTTGAATTTTCCAAATTCCTGGAGTCTGAATAG
- the LOC126798378 gene encoding protein RADIALIS-like 1, which translates to MASNSTSSLSSGSSWTAKQNKTFEIALALFDKDTPDRWYDIARAVGNKTPEDVKRHYDLLVEDVKLIESGQVPFPNYITSGRTERSGQHRS; encoded by the coding sequence ATGGCTTCTAACTCAACTTCTTCCCTTAGCTCGGGCTCATCTTGGACTGCCAAGCAGAACAAGACCTTTGAGATTGCTTTAGCCCTTTTCGACAAGGACACCCCCGACCGCTGGTACGATATTGCTAGGGCCGTTGGGAATAAGACACCCGAGGACGTTAAAAGGCATTATGACCTACTTGTGGAAGATGTGAAGCTTATCGAGTCCGGCCAAGTTCCATTCCCGAATTACATAACTTCTGGTCGGACTGAGAGATCAGGGCAACATCGGTCATGA